In Euphorbia lathyris chromosome 9, ddEupLath1.1, whole genome shotgun sequence, the following are encoded in one genomic region:
- the LOC136207114 gene encoding small ribosomal subunit protein eS21y, with the protein MQNEEGQNMDLYIPRKCSATNRLITSKDHASVQMNIGHLDANGHYTGQFSTFALCGFVRAQGDADSALDRLWQKKKTELRQ; encoded by the exons ATGCAGAACGAAGAGGGTCAGAACATGGATCTTTACATCCCCAGGAAATG CTCAGCCACAAATAGGCTCATCACCTCCAAAGATCATGCTTCTGTGCAGATGAATATCGGGCATTTGGATGCCAATGGTCACTACACTGGTCAATTCAGTACTTTTGCTCTCTGCGGTTTCGTCCGTGCCCAG GGTGATGCTGACAGTGCCCTTGACAGGCTTTGGCAAAAGAAGAAGACTGAACTCCGTCAATGA